TCTTCACCAAGCTCTGCTTCTTGCCATTGTCCCATTTGGTTGCCTTCTCCATGGAACCacaatatgaatatgaagaAGAGCAGGCCGCCTCAATCTGATCCATACATACATCATCATCAGTTCATTGCTAGTATTGCCAATTGCAATCTACTACTAGTACTTATATGTAGTGTGTACCTTGTCTAAGATTccattgccattgccatggCTCCTACAACATTGCTGCTTCCTCCCAATTCCAAAATGAATTTCACTCGGCGCTTTCCCTTTCCGTCCACCAACACCAAGGAGGCTAGGCCTAGGCtgcaccaaaaaaaaagcaatccCCAATCAGACTCCTCGTTCATATCTTTTTCACCCCCACACACACAAAGCTTACATGGCTGATTGCATTTTCATTCTATGATTTGGCATatggtttggttttttttatttttatcaagaGCCAATCGATCTATCGGATTATTACAGTTATAGTTGCTTGCTGCATTTAGCTTTGGGGAATTGGGGGTAATAAAAAGGAAGGGACCAGCAACAGCAGGTACTAGCAGTAGTACACAAATGTCAGGCCCTGATCAAGGAATCAAACACAAGACAAGTACATAAAGGACAATCAATTTGGACCTGAATTGAATTTACAGACCAAATTAGTCATGCCTGCCAAACAAGACtaggatcatcatcatcaaattAAGGGGCGCCGCCGagtgaaggggaaaaaaataatcttTGGGCAGTCAAAACTCACAAAAGGAGGCAACTTTAGTGGACAAAAGTCAAAATTACAACCAACTAGATTTGATCTATATTTgttttaagaaaaagaaaagatgatgatgaagaagaaggcaTTAAATCGCGTGACGATCGAAAACGGATTAAATCTCTTGCATGAATAAACACAAAGGGGAAAAAGAATGTCCCCAAATGAAATGATGCATCCATCCAGTCAACGAGTGATGATGACGAGGGAGGAGCGCGCACCTGGTTGTCTtgccggcgagcagcggcggcggcggagcgctcCGCTTGGCGCAGCCTCCataggccggcggcgagggccctGGCCGTGACCGACGAGGCGACGAGCGGAGGCGCCTTCCCAGCGGCGACATTGCGGCGACGGGACCGGCAGGGGCAGGCGGTCCGGCGAGGGGCGGAGGGGATCATGGAaaggggaaggcggcggcagaGTTATTGGATTGGAGGATCCGACGAATTGCGTTTGCATTTGGCAATTCGCATGCACATGTCATGTGTGAGGCCGGGAGACCATcacaggagaaggaggaggtacTACTACAACTAcaactctctctttctctctccttcctttgGCCTTTGGCCTTTGGGGATTGCATTGTATGCCCATGTGCATGTGCATATACAAAATAGAGTATTtccatgatgatgatgatgagcaaCAAGTCATTTGGTTTGCTTGGCTGGCCATGCCCTCAATAGTTCTACTATTTTAGATTCCTCACTCTTCACCACGTCCATccattcttcctcctccccacaTTTATGTCCAAAAATTTTTGTGTTTCAACTTCTTTTTCTTGGTGTAAAATCTACAGATTCTTATAAAAGATTgcctcctttttattttcttagaCTAGTGGAAAACAATTTAGATTTTTATACCACACTTAGATTTCATATATAACTTTCTTTCAATTTCTATGACGATATCGATCAATCTACactattgttatatttttgaacCTACCAAGATCTAACATTAtacatctttctttttttcttgactagaaaaaatgtccatgcgttgcaacaggtgaagtctattttagtcctattattgttatatggtttagttaagatgaaattcatggTGGGAGTTctcttggatatatatatattttagaaaatcatgagttgcagttaggagtccgatcgtctcaaattaacatgcgagtttttttaaacatatttttttatatgattccttttgtattaccaaaagtgaacgatcttaaaactaactcaaatacggatatgtatttacaaaagcaaacgaacttaaaatctaactcataaaaatatctttaatttttataatagtagagaaatgTTGGAACTGAGATGCTCGCCATATTTCCCTTGCCCCGCACCAACCGCCAACAGTGTTGCCTactcttcttctttctctgctgcctcctgctgctgctcctcctcttgCCTGGGGTAGTGACAGGCTACGTTACCCCGATACACCACTCAGGCCACGTATCAATATCCGACACGCCGACGGAGTACGGATACGCTCCGATACGTATCCAGCAACTCCTCGATTTTCAAATAAGTACGTATCGTATCCGCTCCGATCTCGTAAAATTCATGTTGATAGCTATTTGCGTGTgcgtaatatatatttttaggttGCATTATTCATCACTATAGTGTACATGTAAAGATCGAAAGAAGGACATGTAAAGGAATCTGTGATTATACAGGCGATGATATTGATAGATACTATCCTGCCTAACACTTTTTTCTCACTGAGATTACATATATTTCAACCTGGTTAGGCTAGCTACTTCATGCCATTGTGCTTGCTTGCTAGATCTGCATTCGATTAATAAAATAACATCGCATCCATGAGTACGATCGACACTAGAGTACTCCTAGTTTATGCATGGAACTTAAGGGGAGCTAGCTCtagtttaattaattagctatcTAGGGGAATATAAAGCAGGATAGAAAAGTATACATCTGATTAAATCTCTGATCTATATCTAGACTCTTGTAAGAGGACTAGAATATATATATCAGGGAGGGAAACCatattatatactccatccatattttaatgtataacgccgttgactttttgacaaacgtttgacctttcgtcttatttaaaaaatttatataattataatttattttattgtgacttgatttattatcaaatgttctttaagcatgacataagtatttttatatttacataaatttttgaataagacgagtggtcaaacgttggttgtTGGTTataaagtcaatggcgtcatacgtTAAAATACCGGAGGAAGTGTATACTATATGCCAAATTGACAGGGCCATGTTTGACGCTGATGTTGGCGTTGTGGGATACATGCAGATTTGGATCCTTACCCAACGCTGATGTGCACCTGCCTGCCTGATATATCAAGTCGGGGTTAAACtataatactactccctccgtttcgaaatatctgacgctgttgactttttatcacatgtttgaccgttcgtcttatttaaaaaatttaagtaattattaattcttttcctatcatttgattcattgttaaatatatttttatgcaggcatataattttacatatctcacaaaagtttttgaataagacgaacggtcaaacatgtgctaaaaagtcaacggtgtcaaacatttcgaaacggaggaagtactatattGGATAATATATGTATTCTAATGACCTACATCGATCGATTACGTACTCACTCCAAGTTCcaacatatatataatggaCTATATATATGGCACATATATAGGAGTATTACTTTTGCATATTGATCTCGCAAAGTACTACAGTATGAGCACCAGTTTGTTGCTGCTTCTTCTGGCGTTTCAGGCAAGCAGGCTACACGCCATTTCTCTTACTGTATATTGAGACATAACATACTATGCAATGCTTGCTGATTTAATTTTGGTCCCCCAGGTAGTTCATGGCATAATCTGCTTGTCAACCCATATACAACTATCTCTGCACGTTTCTTTATTTATCCTTCTTTATACTACTCCATGTGTCTGCTTATCTGTACTAGTGGCATGGACCTACTAGCTTGTAATGTCACGGTAAGCTGTCATGCAACTGCAACAGCACAAATTAAACTGTTGCTAGGCTGCAGAACCTGTATCTTGAACGGACGAATCAATCTTCctgctgtgtgtgtgtgtgtgtgtgtctgcaAGAAGGAGAGATCACGGTAAGCAGCCTCCTTCCATTTATCTGTTCAGGTGAGCAACAACTGGCATAGGCATGTCCACATTCACAGGAATCCCTCTCCATCTGCTAATTGTCCAATTCAATGCTACAGAGCCTTGTCAAAGTTCAGATGAGATTATATGATTCTCTGTCATGATTAATTCATACATCAGAAAATGAACAATTgaataatataaattctaaacaaTAATGGAGTGTAGTCCATCCCAATATGATGTACTCCCATCAGACAACAGTGGTCTTGCTAAATTGTCCTGCGCATTTCAcaccctttaatttttttcccttctttctCTCTATACAAAggcataataaattattactacTATTATATGGCTTACAAGAAATTACACTAACAGCTATCAGGAACTAAAAAGCACATGTAACCTACAACACTTTGATGTGATCATCAAGCACAAAAACTCCGCAGTTGACAATTCCAATCAGCTCTCCTGAATCTGAAATTAATAATTCGCTAACTGGACTAGACTTGTAGCCAAATAGCAACAACAAGGGTGCCCAGATAAATAAGTAGGCTAAGCTCCAGTCTGTTCTGGTTGACACCTGCGACAGGAAACATCACCTTTAATTCATATGACCACAAAATATAAAGCTCCTATACTGATTCAGAGATATATCATAGCTCAAGTATAGTGTTGATTGTTGAATACTGTTTCCACGGAATGGATAGAGAAAAATAAACATGTTGCCTTACCATTTTGTGCCGATGTCGCAGCAGGTCTCTCTGGAATATTAACAGCTGAATACAAAATAACAGAACTTACAGTGAGaacctaaaataaataaaagcaaCAGAGCACATACATTCAAGCACCACAAGAAGCTTGTGACACCATGCAACTGTAAAGGTGTCACTACAGCTTTGCTAGAACCGCTAAAAAATCAGAACCTAAAAAGCCAGGACAAAAGCTGTATAGAGACAAGCAATTTATTGATCAAAGAGGTTTCTTTCCCAGAAGAAGAGGATGCCCTCaacaagtgaaaaaaaaaatccacaactttcttcaaaatgatcaaaaaaaataaaaaagaggaaGCAGCAACATAGAAACAGAaggttttaaaatttttttagcgAGGGAATCAAGGGGAATATTTTACACTCTACCATAGAATTGGCAACTCAGACTTAATTGCATATTGTTTTTACAGAAGAAGGTAGAAAAATAACAGTAGATGAATTAAAGAAGGGTTCAACTTTTAAGCTCACAACTAATCTATTTGGCTGAGTAACTTTTTTTGGACCTGTCTGCAACATAGGAATTTGGCATTAAATTCACTTTAAAATAGTTCAATTCCTGCAGGGATCAGGAAACTTTTCCTATGATCCAAAAGGAGCCTAAGAAACAACAAAAAAGGCGCACGTGCGTAAACATGTAAATACAACTAGCGCATAGGAATACATGATCAATAGATATACAACATACATTTATTGCATGAAGAAGACGATGCTTGCATAGAAGATGGCCATGGGGCAGCAATATTATCATTCAGATCGCATGTGAAACTAATCCCAGTAGCTGGGTCAAAAGATGCATCCGAGGGCATACTTGGAAGAAGGCATCCAGATTCTGCATAAAacgataaaaaaactaatcagGAACAATTAATGCAATCAATTGATACGCAATTCACAAGTTGACAAGGTTAAATTCAATGTAGCTAGTGAAGCCTCAAAAACGCTATTGCATACAGTTTGGTCAGTATAATAGAATTTTGTCAAGGTAACACAACGTAAATCTACAATGCAGACTAAAAAAGCAGCACTTTGCTATAAAAACAAGTTCAGTTAAACAATTGGTACAAGCTGATCAATCTAATTCATGTACTAACtcccacgccaagcaaatcatGATCATTTTACAATCCCTTAAcaaaatcaaaatgagcagcccaATATTCAGAAATGTAGGGTAGAATGGTTTCTTTTCCCACCCTCACCTAGCTAGGTTAGTGGACAGGAAAGAATATTCAGAGTTCGGTTCCTTTTCCTGATTTTGTTTTGGGCAAGGTGAAAATGACTTCATTTATTTTGACAGAATAAATAGACTTCCCTCACATAGCAAAGATTTCCTTACCACTACCAATgctgaaatttttttgaaaatatactgtttatcggatgattttgcaaaaatataccgGATTGCGAAGGTTTTGCGGGAATATACCATGGGTATCGCTGTGTGATACCGATGTTCGCTGTTTGGAAGTGCGATAACATGGCGATATCGCGATGTGAAATAGCGTAGTTGTGTGCTAGGTTTGGTTGTTATTTATAGGGGATGGGAAGAAGCTGCACATAGTCTCAATTATTAGAAAGAGACGACGGCGCGTCGGACTGCTTCACTAATCAATCCAATAATTACAAAGAGAGGACGCACTTTCGGCGCGTCAGACTGTTTCACTCGTGAAGTTAATAATTACAAAGGGACACAGGTTTCTTCAGTCACGCCATGCCTATCGAGAAAAGTAATTGGACGCTGTCACTTTCGGCGGCACATGCTGCTTCTTTGTTTTCTTTAGTAATTACAAAGCGACGACGGCACTTTCGGCGTGGCGGAATCTTCACTGTTAAATGTGAATGATTGATTCTCTGTGAAATGTCCCGTGATTGGAAAGAGAGGATGCCATTTTAGGTGCGTATGATTGCATCTCTGTGAAAAGAAATTAGTGTGTAATATAAGTCATAGTAGTAAAAAGTAAAAGTAATATCCAATTTGAACCGCACGAGTAACATCGAAACTGCACTATTAATTTAATTAGTGAGACTATAATTTGTGTTAGCTGTCGTACGAAAAATTATTAGTTaaccaaaaatcatgtgttaacTGCCTGCAAAATAGGGCgtaaaaatatgatatatttagGAACTACGAAACATCGTACATAACATGAAGAATAACCGGTACAAAGAAATAATGTTCACTGCTAGTAATAGAAAGCCAAAAGCATAACAAGGTCCAGTTAGGTTTGCCAGCGAACTTAAAGACATAATGTTCACTTCTACTCGTCATCAATGTCAGTCATAGTTCTAGATGTTCCAGCTCGCTTTTTTATAGTCTTTTCCTTGCTCCTCCGGCATGTCGAGGGCCTGAGAGTGACACACGGTTTGGCTCATGGCGCTCACGGTTAGATCGACACGGGTCATTGTCGTTTCCTTCTAAATCACTAACCTCTGGTTGTGTGGGCTGTCACCTGGGGCGCATCAACAGTTTGCGAAGCCCGAAGCTCATTGGATACCGATGACAACCCTCCACCGAAGCTGGACATGTCGTCGTACGATGCTGTGTAAGGCATCCGGCTGCTTGCACCCGAGGATCCAGACGAGCGAGGACCACCCACTATTGAGCAAATATATGATATGCAGCTAGCACCCTCCGGCTCACTTGACGGTACTACTCGCATTGAAATATTTTGTTACATCGGTTTGTCGTTATACATGGGCTTGCACTTTCTTACATTGTGGCTACCTTCCATGCAGACCGATATTGCAGGGGAGTTAGTAAGGGATGCGAAAACTTTGTGGGAGAAGCTTAGAGATGGTATCGCGGGTACTAACCAGGAAGTTATGGCCGCGGTCGACTCCCTCCGTAGAAAAGGTAAGCGAATCATGCAGCTCTCGTCGTGCCGACATTCCTCAGACGTCTATACTCGGCAACATCAAGAAGGACGTTCGAGCCAATTCCGGAGCGTCCCTCTACCTCTTCCCGGCCGTCCACCTTAGCCCACCCTTCAGCCTCCGCACGACGATCCAATGATGGTCGGGCTACAGGAATGTCAACTTCGTTTCGTGAGGCACCCACTATTCTGATAAATTCTACACCCACTAGGTTCTACCTCAAGTTTCTACATAATTTATCGGAATAATGGGTGCCTCACGAAACGAAGTTGACCTTCCTGTAGCCCGACCATCATTGGATCGTCGCGCGGAGGCTGAAGGCTGGGCTGAGGTGGACGGCCGGGAAGAGGTAGAGGGACGCTCCGGCATTGGCTCGAACGTCCTTGATGTTGCCAGAGTATAGACGTCCGAGGAATGTCGGCACGATGCGAGCCGCATGATTCGCTTACCTTTTCTACGGAGGGAGTCAACCGCGGCTATAACTTCCTGGTTAGTACCCGCGATACCATCTCTAAGCTTCTCCCACAAAGTTTTCGCATCCCTTACTAACTCCCCTGCAATATCGGTCTGCATGGAAGGTAGCAACAATGTAAGAAAGTGCAAGCCCATGTATAACGACAAACCGATGCAACAAAATATTTCAATGCGAGTAGTACCGTCAAGTGAGTCAAGGGTGCTAGCTGCATATCATATATTTACTCAATAGTGGGTAGTCCTCGCTCGTCTAGATCCTCGGGTGCAAGCAGTCAGATGCCTTACACGGCATCGTACGGCGACATGTCTAGCTTCGGTGGAGGGTCGTCATCGGTACCCAATGAGCTTTGGGCTTCGCAAATTGTTGATGCGCCCAGGTGACAGCCCACACAACCAGAGGTTGGCGATTTAGAAGGAAACAACAATGACCCGCGTCGATCTAACCGTGAGCGCCATGAGCTAAACCGTCTGTCAATCTCAGGCCCTCGACATGCCGCAGGAGCAAGGAAAAAGACTACAAAAAAGCGAGCTGGAACATCTAGGACTATGACTAACAATGATGACGAGTAGAAGTGAACATTATGTCTTTAAGTTCGCTGGCAAACCTAACTGGACCTTGTTATGCTTTTGGCTTTCTATTACTAGCAGTGAACATTATTTCTTTGTACTGGTTATTCTTCATGTTATGTACAATGTTTCGTAGTTCCgaaatatatcatatttttacGCCCTATTTTGCAGGCAgttaacacatgatttttggttAACTAATAATTTTTCGTATGACAGCTAACACAAATTATAGTCTCACTAATTAAATTAATAGTGCAGTTTCGATGTTACTCGTGCGATTCAAATTGGatattacttttattttttactacTATGACTTACATTACACACTAATTTCTTTTCACAGAGATACAATCATACGCACCTAAAATGGCATCCTCTCTTTCCAATCACGGGACATTTCACAGAGAATCAATCATTCACATTTAACAGTGAAGATTCCGCCGCGCCGAAAGTGCCGTCGTCGCTTTGTAATAACTAAAGAAAACAAGAAGCAGCATGTGCCGCCGAAAGTGACAGTGTCCAATCACTTTTCTCGATAGGCATGGCATGACTGAAGAAACCTGTGTCCCTTTGTAATTAGTAACTTCACGAGTGAAACAGTCTGATGCGCCGAAAGTGCGTCCTCTCTTTGTAATTATTGGATTGATTAGTGAAGCAGTCCGACGCGTCGTCATCTCTTTCTAATAATTGAGACTACGCGCAGCTTCTTCCCATCCCCTATAAATAACCAAACCTAGCACACAACTACATCTCTTCTCCATAAACGTTCTGCTGGTTCCAACTTCGTGTTGCATATTCTTAGGCCCAATCTTGAGGCAAAAACTGAGTAGTTGGTGAACTCGCTCTATCTTGTTCGTTCACTCGCTACACGGTTCCTGCCCTAAGATCGAGTCTATGAATATAcaaatgtgatttttttaatacattCTTACACCCACTCTTTTTTTCAAGTTCCAGCGTCCTTTTGTGAATATGACCTACTACTGCAAATTCATAAACTCGGTGTTGCATATTCTTAGGCCCGATCTTGTGGCAAGAACTAGGTAGTTCGTTAACTCGCTACACGGTTCTTGTCATAAGATCCGAGTCTATGAATATGCAAATGTGATTTTCTCTGtgaatatgacatattctaaaTTCATATTCTTTGTTAACTTTGTAAAAATTGCTCTTGAATGATCTCTCTACtcctttatatatttttaataaatatatattcaatttctatttttctatagGTAATATATTGTTTCTTTCCTATATGTATCTGTAACTGATATCATTATTTTGCAAATTCcaagatatttatttttcttctcataGCCGCGTACACAATCTTTGCCTATTTTCAATATATACATATTCTCATGTTcatttatgtatatatgttgcacacataataaaaaaatatgaaaaaaaattatactttCTACATAGCAACGGCTCATGAAATATTAACGACTTGCACCTGATTTGCATGCGCAATTAGCTGACCGCTCTCGCGCTCCCGAAGCGCGATATTGACCGAAGCCGTTGCTGTCGCCACCTACGGGATTATCAGCCGATTAGGGGGGTGGGCCACGCCGCAACGGTATCGCGCTAGCCGACCGCGATACCGCTGGCGCTCTCGTTCGCGCAAAGCGCGAGACCGACCGCGCTCTCGCTGGCGCATAGCGCGAGACTGCTCCGGGCCTCACGTGCGTCAGACGGCCCCCGCCACTACGGTCTCGCGCGAGCCGACAGCGATACCGCACGCGTTATCGCGCACTCAAAGCTCGAGACCGCTTCGTGGCCCGCGTACGTCAGGCGGCGTCGGACGGCCCACGCTTTCGATTTACAAAAGTGCGATACCGCTTCGTTCTCGCGCTTTCCGAATGCGAGACCGACGCattacccctctctctctctctctctcaattagcgatagcgccgccgctttcgcgcATGGTTTACGTGATATCGCTCTCTCGCTCATTCAAGGCGCGACACCAGTATATTTCCGCAAAACTTCCCCTAATCAGCCTATTCTTGcaattccagtcaaaaacaagTATATTTCCAAAAATTTTTCTACCAATGCTAGGCTAGTCAAACAGAAGAACTGAAGATGCACATACTCTCGTTAATATAAACTGTTATATGACCggtaaaaataattgaaaatgtTCACATACCTTGAGATCCAACTGTTTGTCAAATCAGCAGGGTGGTCCAATCGGTCAAACACGTAAGTTGAACGACGGAAAGAAACTCCATCAATTCAGTTTCCAAGAAATACACAAATGACATTTAAAATATGATCTTAATGCACAAACAACTGAATGTTCTTTTCTAACTTACCTTGAAGAGAAAAGTCCTTGAGAGTTATCTGACATGAGCTATAAACATTCATACTGACATTCATCTTTTGCAACTTGTCACCAAGGAATTGGGCACAATCTAAAGCTTGCAAATTTGTTATGAAGCTTTGCTTTTGCAAGTGAGATACATAACTGTCCATAGCCTTGCAACATGAAGTACCATTCTTGACAGTTCCACTGCACTCTTTTGCCACTTTACTCGTGTCTGGAAAGCTTAGTGGACAAACTGGAGAGTTGAAACGCAAACAATTTCTCAGCATAAAGAACACAAGCACTGAACAGTGAGAACAAAACTTAAGACATAATTGCTTATGTTAAAATGAtggtgataaaaaaaagaaaaatacaattTGTCATAAAGACTAGGTACAGAAAATTTCTGTAACTTGTTCAATGTACATACATGACAGTTCTAGTGTACTAAAGATTCTTATTATTTCCATCCAGTTCATACATCTGAGATCCATCAGACCTAATATAAGTGGCAACGGCCCACATGTTTTCAGAACCTAGCATATTATGATAGCACTGACCTAGATACTTGAAGTAAAGAACTAAGGCTCCTATTGAGTTCCATGCAGTCAACTTCCAATGGCAGCAAAGTGTTCCGAAAGACCCACATGGACACAAGAGACTATGCTTAGATGTAGATATATCATGTATGGATTGTTTAGTGCTTTGCTTTAAATTACGGTGTTCTCTTTGGAAGAAAATCAACTGCCGCCCTTAAATCCAAAGGATCTGTCTGCAGCACTTGCATACCTTTATGGTCATGTAAGACAGTAAGAGTGAGCTATTTTATTCTTATGCGTCCATCAACTTGAACTAATTTTTCCCTCTTTGGTGCTTGTCTGAATCAATGGTCTTTCTATCAGTTTGATACTTACATACCAACATTGATTCCCTATAGCCTATATAAACTCAACTAAATCAATCTAACTTGCAGGGGATAGTGCTATATAGTGACACGTGAAAGCAAGTTTACATGAATACAGTTGCAAACTACACAGGGCAAGATGTGAGAACAGACTGGTGCACTTCTAACAGTTTGATTTATAGAGGGACTAAATAATAACTAAGCTAAATAAATGCTAAGCAATATAGATCAGGAGCAGGGTGTGTGGTCTATTGTAAAGAACATAACATACTGGCTGATGGCATTGTAAAGGCCGGTAGTAGATTGAAGTTGCTAGTTTGAGGGGGTACCTCCATTGACATTGCAGTTAGATATCTGCCTGAGCATTTGCTTTGCAGATGATGGGCCAAGCCTACTGGATAGCCATCTGAGCACGACATTCCTGCAGCTATCAACTTTGGGGCTACCAGCGTAGCTTGTCAAACCGCCGTCTTTGAAAGAGATCTTCTGGGAGGCATCGTTGATAGCATTCTGGCAGGTGCGGCTGCAGCACTCGTTGACAGGATCAATCTTGTGACAGGCCTCGAGGAGCTTTGAGGAGTCGATGACAGCTTCAAAGGCATCGACGGTGCTAACGGGGCATGATCCCTCGGTGACATTGGAGAGGTGAAGGGAGCAAATGTTGTGGAGCTCATCACTAGCGCCCTGGCTCAACAATAGCTGCTGAACATCGGAGAGGCAGTAGGTAGCGACGGTGGGATCCAAAGCAAGGGAGCCAGTCTGCTTGCTGGACTGCCCAATGAGGATGGTGAGCATGGCCTGGAGCTGGGGGCAGCAGATGACATTGGCGAGGAACGGGGCGAAGGACGCAAAGCAGTCGACAGCAGTGGTGGTGATGAGGTCACCGACAGCAGTAAAATTCAATGAGCACTTGCCTGCATCCACCAAAATTACATTGGCAATTACTTATTTGtactcttaattaattaatactcctaTATATTATACTCCTATAAGAGAAGTGTAAGAAGATCGAAGGAGGAGAGGTAATTAAGGGTACCTGACAAGTTAGGAG
The window above is part of the Oryza sativa Japonica Group chromosome 7, ASM3414082v1 genome. Proteins encoded here:
- the LOC4342175 gene encoding uncharacterized GPI-anchored protein At1g61900 isoform X1, which encodes MGMAPAGRLLLISCLLCVPNSFGFAFAVEEEEDGSGLMPQLSPTGSPNPLVPFLAPAPLAPFFNTTPPNLSGKCSLNFTAVGDLITTTAVDCFASFAPFLANVICCPQLQAMLTILIGQSSKQTGSLALDPTVATYCLSDVQQLLLSQGASDELHNICSLHLSNVTEGSCPVSTVDAFEAVIDSSKLLEACHKIDPVNECCSRTCQNAINDASQKISFKDGGLTSYAGSPKVDSCRNVVLRWLSSRLGPSSAKQMLRQISNCNVNGVCPLSFPDTSKVAKECSGTVKNGTSCCKAMDSYVSHLQKQSFITNLQALDCAQFLGDKLQKMNVSMNVYSSCQITLKDFSLQVFLSFYAESGCLLPSMPSDASFDPATGISFTCDLNDNIAAPWPSSMQASSSSCNKSVNIPERPAATSAQNGVNQNRLELSLLIYLGTLVVAIWLQV
- the LOC4342175 gene encoding uncharacterized GPI-anchored protein At1g61900 isoform X3 translates to MGMAPAGRLLLISCLLCVPNSFGFAFAVEEEEDGSGLMPQLSPTGSPNPLVPFLAPAPLAPFFNTTPPNLSGKCSLNFTAVGDLITTTAVDCFASFAPFLANVICCPQLQAMLTILIGQSSKQTGSLALDPTVATYCLSDVQQLLLSQGASDELHNICSLHLSNVTEGSCPVSTVDAFEAVIDSSKLLEACHKIDPVNECCSRTCQNAINDASQKISFKDGGLTSYAGSPKVDSCRNVVLRWLSSRLGPSSAKQMLRQISNCNVNGVCPLSFPDTSKVAKECSGTVKNGTSCCKAMDSYVSHLQKQSFITNLQALDCAQFLGDKLQKMNVSMNVYSSCQITLKDFSLQESGCLLPSMPSDASFDPATGISFTCDLNDNIAAPWPSSMQASSSSCNKSVNIPERPAATSAQNGVNQNRLELSLLIYLGTLVVAIWLQV
- the LOC4342175 gene encoding uncharacterized GPI-anchored protein At1g61900 isoform X2, translating into MGMAPAGRLLLISCLLCVPNSFGFAFAVEEEEDGSGLMPQLSPTGSPNPLVPFLAPAPLAPFFNTTPPNLSGKCSLNFTAVGDLITTTAVDCFASFAPFLANVICCPQLQAMLTILIGQSSKQTGSLALDPTVATYCLSDVQQLLLSQGASDELHNICSLHLSNVTEGSCPVSTVDAFEAVIDSSKLLEACHKIDPVNECCSRTCQNAINDASQKISFKDGGLTSYAGSPKVDSCRNVVLRWLSSRLGPSSAKQMLRQISNCNVNGVCPLSFPDTSKVAKECSGTVKNGTSCCKAMDSYVSHLQKQSFITNLQALDCAQFLGDKLQKMNVSMNVYSSCQITLKDFSLQVGSQESGCLLPSMPSDASFDPATGISFTCDLNDNIAAPWPSSMQASSSSCNKSVNIPERPAATSAQNGVNQNRLELSLLIYLGTLVVAIWLQV